A window of Salmo trutta chromosome 5, fSalTru1.1, whole genome shotgun sequence contains these coding sequences:
- the LOC115194367 gene encoding erythropoietin isoform X2, with protein MELPPRLFTLLLMLLEWTRPGLPSPLRPICDLRVLKHFIEEARDAQAAMLTCKEGCGFPEPVTVPQTKVDFSVWERKNALEQAQEVQSGLWLLNQAIGSLRASVTNTALQSHIDNSLINIFRIGKVLRSLNIQECTPPAGGVPGGEETWRVSSASELLQVHVNFLRGKLQLLLSNAPVCH; from the exons ATGGAGTTGCCACCCA gactcTTTACGTTGCTGCTGATGCTGTTGGAGTGGACCAGACCAGGCCTACCGTCCCCCCTGCGGCCGATCTGTGACCTGCGGGTTCtaaaacacttcattgaagagGCCAGAGATGCCCAAGCAGCCATG CTGACTTGTAAAGAAGGATGTGGTTTTCCAGAGCCCGTCACTGTTCCCCAAACCAAAGTAGACTTCAGCGTCTGGGAGAGAAAAAAT GCACTGGAGCAAGCTCAGGAGGTACAGTCTGGCCTGTGGCTGTTAAACCAGGCCATTGGCTCGCTACGAGCCTCCGTCACCAACACAGCGTTGCAAAGCCACATAGACAACAGCCTCATAAACATCTTCAGAATAGGAAAGGTGCTGCGCAGCCTCAACATCCAG GAGTGCACCCCTCCAGCAGGAGGAGtgcctggaggagaggagacatggcGGGTGTCGTCTGCTTCAGAGCTGCTCCAGGTCCACGTCAACTTCCTGCGAGGCAAACTGCAGCTCTTGCTGTCCAACGCGCCCGTCTGCCACTAG
- the LOC115194367 gene encoding erythropoietin isoform X1, whose amino-acid sequence MFHNSSRGLFTLLLMLLEWTRPGLPSPLRPICDLRVLKHFIEEARDAQAAMLTCKEGCGFPEPVTVPQTKVDFSVWERKNALEQAQEVQSGLWLLNQAIGSLRASVTNTALQSHIDNSLINIFRIGKVLRSLNIQECTPPAGGVPGGEETWRVSSASELLQVHVNFLRGKLQLLLSNAPVCH is encoded by the exons ATGTTCCACAATTCAAGTCGAG gactcTTTACGTTGCTGCTGATGCTGTTGGAGTGGACCAGACCAGGCCTACCGTCCCCCCTGCGGCCGATCTGTGACCTGCGGGTTCtaaaacacttcattgaagagGCCAGAGATGCCCAAGCAGCCATG CTGACTTGTAAAGAAGGATGTGGTTTTCCAGAGCCCGTCACTGTTCCCCAAACCAAAGTAGACTTCAGCGTCTGGGAGAGAAAAAAT GCACTGGAGCAAGCTCAGGAGGTACAGTCTGGCCTGTGGCTGTTAAACCAGGCCATTGGCTCGCTACGAGCCTCCGTCACCAACACAGCGTTGCAAAGCCACATAGACAACAGCCTCATAAACATCTTCAGAATAGGAAAGGTGCTGCGCAGCCTCAACATCCAG GAGTGCACCCCTCCAGCAGGAGGAGtgcctggaggagaggagacatggcGGGTGTCGTCTGCTTCAGAGCTGCTCCAGGTCCACGTCAACTTCCTGCGAGGCAAACTGCAGCTCTTGCTGTCCAACGCGCCCGTCTGCCACTAG
- the LOC115194367 gene encoding erythropoietin isoform X3: MLLEWTRPGLPSPLRPICDLRVLKHFIEEARDAQAAMLTCKEGCGFPEPVTVPQTKVDFSVWERKNALEQAQEVQSGLWLLNQAIGSLRASVTNTALQSHIDNSLINIFRIGKVLRSLNIQECTPPAGGVPGGEETWRVSSASELLQVHVNFLRGKLQLLLSNAPVCH; encoded by the exons ATGCTGTTGGAGTGGACCAGACCAGGCCTACCGTCCCCCCTGCGGCCGATCTGTGACCTGCGGGTTCtaaaacacttcattgaagagGCCAGAGATGCCCAAGCAGCCATG CTGACTTGTAAAGAAGGATGTGGTTTTCCAGAGCCCGTCACTGTTCCCCAAACCAAAGTAGACTTCAGCGTCTGGGAGAGAAAAAAT GCACTGGAGCAAGCTCAGGAGGTACAGTCTGGCCTGTGGCTGTTAAACCAGGCCATTGGCTCGCTACGAGCCTCCGTCACCAACACAGCGTTGCAAAGCCACATAGACAACAGCCTCATAAACATCTTCAGAATAGGAAAGGTGCTGCGCAGCCTCAACATCCAG GAGTGCACCCCTCCAGCAGGAGGAGtgcctggaggagaggagacatggcGGGTGTCGTCTGCTTCAGAGCTGCTCCAGGTCCACGTCAACTTCCTGCGAGGCAAACTGCAGCTCTTGCTGTCCAACGCGCCCGTCTGCCACTAG